The sequence GTTGAAGCTGATCCCCAGGCGGTAGGCGAAGCGGATGAAGCTCTGCCGCGCGCGTTCCTCGCCGACGAAGCGCGAGGCGAGCATCAGCAGGTCGTCGACCTGTACCGCCAGCAGCGAGCGGGAGCTGTCGCGGGCCGACACCTGCTGGCCGATGAAGCGGCTGGCCTGCCAGTGTTCGGACACCCGGGTGCGGGAGAACACCGAGACCCAGGCGAAGAGAACCCAGTTGCCGGCCAGCGACAGCACCACGCCCTGGGTCAGGGGTTCGATGGGCAGGTTCAGCGGGTTGGCCATGAACCAGGCCAGCCCCGGGAAGGTCTCCAGCGGCCAGCCGAGGCCTCTGGCCATGACCGGCAGCACCAGGGTGTAGGCCCAGAGCGCGGCGCCGGCGGCGAGGCCGGCGAACACGCCACGGCGGTTGGCCTGTTTCCAGAACAGCGCGCCGATCATCGCCGGGCCGAGCTGGGCGATGGAGGCGAAGGCGATCTGGCCGATGGTCGCCAGGCTCGCGGTGGAGCCCAGCAGGCGGTAGCTGACGTAGCCCAGCAGGATGATCACCACGATGCTCACCCGGCGTACCGAGAGCATCCAGTGGCGGAACACCTCGAAGGGGCGTTCGGCGTTCTGCCGGCGCAGCAGCCAGGGCAGCAGCATGTCGTTGGAGACCATGGTGGAGAGCGCCACGGCTTCGACGATCACCATACCGGTGGCGGCCGAGGCGCCGCCGATGAAGGCCAGCAGGGCCAGGGCGGGGTGGGCCTCGGCCAGGGGCAGGCTGATCACGAAGGAGTCCGGCATCACGCCGCTGGGCAGCAGCATCTGTCCGGCCAGGGCGATGGGCACCACGAACAGCGCGGCCAGGGCCAGGTAGATCGGGAAGACCCAGCGCGCCTGGCGCAGGTCGCGGGGCTCGATGTTCTCCACCACCGTGACGTGGAACTGCCGGGGCAGGCAGATGATGGCGAGCATGGCGACGCCGGTTTGCACCAGCAGGGCCGACCAGTCGGTGGACTGCTGCCAGTAGTGCTCCAGTTGCGGCGCGCTGCGGGCACGGGTGAAGAGGTCGTCGAAACCGTCGAATAGGCCAAAGGTGACGTAGGCGCCCACCGCGAGGAAGGCCAGCAGCTTCACCAGGGACTCGAAGGCGATGGCCAGCACCATGCCACGGTGGTGCTCGGTGGCGTCGAGGTTGCGGGTACCGAAGAGGATGGTGAACAGGGCCAGCACCAGGGAGACGATCAGGGCCGTGTCCTGGGCGCGGGTACCGGCGGATTCGGCGCCGGAACCGATCAACAGGTTCACCCCGAGGACGATGCCCTTGAGCTGCAGGGCGATGTAGGGGAGCACGCTGACCAGGCAGATCAGCGCCACCACTACCGCGAGGGTCTGGGACTTGCCGTAGCGCGCGGCGATGAAGTCGGCGATGGAGGTGATGTTTTCCTGCTTGCTGATCAGCACCATCTTCTGCACCACCCAGGGCGCCACCAGCAGCAACAGGATGGGGCCGAGGTAGATCGGCAGGAAGTTCCATACCTGGCCGGCGGCCTGGCCGACGGCGCCGAAGAAGGTCCAGCTGGTGCAGTACACCGCCAGCGACAGGCTGTAGACCCAGGCGCGCATGCGCGGCGACAACGGCGCGCTGCGGCGATCGCCATAGAAGGCGATGGCGAAGAGGATGGCCATGTAGAGGAAGGCGACCGTGGCGATCAGCCCGCTGGACAGCGACATTGCGGCTCCGGATGCTGCGCGGACGGTTTCGCCCGCCGGAATATGACTTCCAGCAGTTTCGCACCAAAGCCGGTAGTTCGTCAGGCCGCTGCTACCAAGGTCGCAGGTGCTCTTGAGCCCCCGCGGCGGGGCTGCTAGCGTGCTCTATTGTCCGCGCCGTTCCATTTTCTAGCGCGGATGCCTGCACGGCACTCGCGACGTTCCCATCCTGCCGGGTGCTTTCGCCTGAGGAGGGCGTAGATGTTCAATCCACAACCGGTCACCCTGCAGCGTGGCGCCTTGCGCCTCGATCCGCTGGCCGAGTCCGATATCCCGGCGCTGGTCACCCTGGCCGAGGCCAACCGCGAAGCACTGGTGTACATGAACGGCCCCCTGCGCCCCGACTGGTATCGCCAGGGCCTGGCTGCCCAGCGCGAAGGCCAGGCGGTGGTCTTCGCCATCCGTCTTGGCGACAACCTGGTGGGTACCACCCGCTTTGCCGACTTCATCCCCAACCTGCCCGCCGCCGAGATCGGCTGGACCTGGCTCGCCGCTGGCGAGCACGGTAGCGGCCTGAATGCCTCGATCAAGTACCTGATGCTGCGCCACGCCTTCGAGGAGTGGCAGCTGGTGCGGGTGCAACTGAAGACCGCCGCCAGCAACCTGCGCGCCCAGCGCGCCATCGAAAAGCTCGGCGCTCATCGCGAGGGCGTGCTGCGCAACCACCGCCGCCTGGCCGGCGGGCGCCTGGACGACAGCGTGCTCTACAGCATCACCGACCGCGACTGGCCGGATGTGAAGCAACGCCTGGAGGCGCTGTTCAGCGCTTGATGGAGATGGCGAACGGCGAGACGACGCGTTTCTGGCAGGCCAACGAGCTGGGTGGTGTGGAGTTGTTGCATGCGCGCTACATCGAGCAACGCTTCGCACCCCATGTGCACGAGGGGTATGTGTTCACCGTGATAGAGTCCGGTGCGCAGCGATTCCGTCATCGGGGCAGCGACCACCTGGCGCCGGTGGGCAGCATGGTGCTGATCAATCCCGACGAGTTGCACACCGGCTCCAAGGCCCATGAGCAGGGCTGGCGCTACCGGGGCTTCTACCCCGACCTGGAACGGGTCAGCGAGGTGCTGGAGGAGCTGGATATTCCCATGGACGGCCTGCCGGGCTTCGCCGAGAGCGTGATCCATGATCCCGAGGTAGCGGCCACCTTCATCAACCTGCACCGGATGCTGGAGAGCAGCTCGCCGGCGCTGCAGGTCCAGGAGGCCTGGCGCGAGGCGATCCTGCTGCTGTTCCGCCGCCATGCGCGCATCGCCATGCCCCGTGCGGCCGGCTCCGAGCCTCGGGCGGTGGCGCTGGCGCGGGAGATTCTCAGCGCCCACCTGGCCGAGCCGCCGTCCCTGGAGGACCTGGCCGCCGAGGTGGGGCTGTCGGCCTTCCATTTCGCCCGGACCTTCCGCCATGCCACCGGCATGCCGCCCTACGCCTGGCTCAAGCAGCGCCGCCTGGAACAGGCCCGCGCCCTGCTCAAGGCCGGCTGCGCGCCGGCCGGGGTGGCGGCGCAGCTGGGGTTTTCCGACCAGAGCCACCTGACCCGCCAGTTCAAGCAAGCCTACGGCGTGGGGCCGGGCGAGTACCGCGACGCCTGCGCAAGATCGTTCAAGACCCACTGAGGGCGCCGGGCTAACCTCACGGGACAAGGAGGCCCCATGTCCCGTTCCACAGAGTTCATCCACGGCGCCCGCGACATCGTTCCGATGATCGTTGGCGCGATTCCCTTCGGCATCATCTTCGGCACGCTGGCCGGCGGCGCCGGGCTGACCGCCTGGCAGACCCTCGGCATGTCGCTGCTGGTGTTCGCCGGTTCCGCGCAGTTCATCGCCATCACCCTGCTGGGCGGTGGCGCCGGGGTGGCGGTGATCCTGCTGACCACTTTCGTGGTCAATCTGCGCCACGCCCTCTACAGCGCCACCCTGCAGCCCTTCGTGCGTCACCTGCCTAGCCGCTGGCGGATGCCCCTGGCGTTCTGGCTCACCGACGAGGCCTTTGCCGTGGTCCAGCACCGCTATGCGGACAAGGACGAGTCGCCGCACAAGCACTGGTACTTCTTCGGCGCGGCCCTGGCCATGTACCTGAACTGGCAGCTGTGCACCCTGGTGGGCGTGCTGTTCGGCCAGGCGGTGCCCAACCTGGCTGCCTGGGGACTGGACTTCGCCATGCTCGCCACCTTCATCGGCATCGTCGTGCCCATGCTGCGCAACAAGCCCCAGGTGGCGGCCGCGCTGGTGGCCGGCGCCGTGGCGCTGGCCTGCCAGGGCCTGCCCTACAAGCTCG is a genomic window of Pseudomonas resinovorans NBRC 106553 containing:
- a CDS encoding AzlC family ABC transporter permease; amino-acid sequence: MSRSTEFIHGARDIVPMIVGAIPFGIIFGTLAGGAGLTAWQTLGMSLLVFAGSAQFIAITLLGGGAGVAVILLTTFVVNLRHALYSATLQPFVRHLPSRWRMPLAFWLTDEAFAVVQHRYADKDESPHKHWYFFGAALAMYLNWQLCTLVGVLFGQAVPNLAAWGLDFAMLATFIGIVVPMLRNKPQVAAALVAGAVALACQGLPYKLGLMAAALCGIAVGIVLERRYRLDLLGEGV
- a CDS encoding GNAT family N-acetyltransferase, with amino-acid sequence MFNPQPVTLQRGALRLDPLAESDIPALVTLAEANREALVYMNGPLRPDWYRQGLAAQREGQAVVFAIRLGDNLVGTTRFADFIPNLPAAEIGWTWLAAGEHGSGLNASIKYLMLRHAFEEWQLVRVQLKTAASNLRAQRAIEKLGAHREGVLRNHRRLAGGRLDDSVLYSITDRDWPDVKQRLEALFSA
- a CDS encoding AraC family transcriptional regulator: MANGETTRFWQANELGGVELLHARYIEQRFAPHVHEGYVFTVIESGAQRFRHRGSDHLAPVGSMVLINPDELHTGSKAHEQGWRYRGFYPDLERVSEVLEELDIPMDGLPGFAESVIHDPEVAATFINLHRMLESSSPALQVQEAWREAILLLFRRHARIAMPRAAGSEPRAVALAREILSAHLAEPPSLEDLAAEVGLSAFHFARTFRHATGMPPYAWLKQRRLEQARALLKAGCAPAGVAAQLGFSDQSHLTRQFKQAYGVGPGEYRDACARSFKTH